Proteins from a single region of Planktothrix tepida PCC 9214:
- the ltrA gene encoding group II intron reverse transcriptase/maturase, with protein sequence MKTSITKTTEAWNSINWAKVQRVVFKLQKRIYQASLSGQNAKARKLQKLLVKSYYAKLLAIRRVTQDNQGKKTAGVDGIKSITPKQRLELAQNLSKYQKAKPLRRKWIPKPNGEKRPLGIPTLQDRVRQALVKLALEPQWEARFEGESYGFRPGRSAHDAMSRIFQSISKGEYYILDADISKCFDQINHDYLLSKIDCPSTIKAQIRQWLKAGVMDNGIFEATEAGTPQGGVISPLLANIALDGMIELIKHKFPKKNNRVQAQVIRYADDFVVISPQLEIIQQCQIAIEEWLKPIGLELKPTKTRICHTLREIEVKDEKVQPGFDFLGWNFRQYPVGKHHCGTTGGNTKQLGFKTLIKPSKKAIKAHADKVKEVIKTHKTAPQYALIKRLNPVIRGWCNYHSKAVSKETFSFLDHNTWLRLRAWTVSRCGKAGYKNLKHYFKKNGNRTWNFETQKGYRLLTHAETPITRHVTVRPEASPYDGNWMYWSTRKGTSYDVPKRVAILLKKQKGKCNFCGQYFTPEDIAEIDHIIPTSLGGKDEYKNLQLLHRHCHDTKTATDGSYNPKETGCSDDNRQLD encoded by the coding sequence AAGCTCGAAAGCTCCAAAAACTTCTAGTTAAGTCATATTACGCCAAACTCTTAGCAATCAGAAGGGTTACTCAAGATAATCAGGGCAAGAAAACAGCCGGGGTTGATGGCATTAAATCCATCACACCCAAGCAACGACTAGAACTTGCTCAAAACCTGAGTAAATACCAAAAGGCGAAACCACTCCGAAGAAAATGGATACCCAAACCTAACGGAGAAAAACGTCCTTTAGGAATCCCAACTCTACAAGATAGAGTCAGGCAAGCCTTGGTTAAATTGGCATTAGAACCTCAATGGGAAGCCAGATTCGAGGGTGAAAGTTACGGGTTTAGACCCGGACGCTCTGCCCATGACGCGATGTCACGAATCTTCCAAAGCATCAGCAAAGGTGAATATTACATCCTAGATGCTGACATCTCAAAGTGTTTTGACCAGATTAATCATGATTACCTACTGTCCAAAATTGATTGTCCATCAACAATAAAAGCCCAAATCAGACAATGGTTGAAAGCTGGAGTGATGGATAACGGCATATTTGAAGCAACAGAGGCGGGCACTCCGCAAGGGGGGGTCATCAGTCCTTTACTTGCTAACATCGCACTGGATGGAATGATTGAGTTAATTAAACACAAATTCCCTAAAAAGAATAACCGCGTTCAAGCTCAAGTCATCAGATATGCCGATGATTTCGTGGTGATAAGTCCACAATTAGAAATCATACAACAGTGCCAAATTGCTATCGAAGAATGGTTAAAACCCATCGGGTTAGAACTGAAACCAACTAAAACCCGAATCTGTCACACACTGAGAGAAATCGAAGTAAAAGACGAAAAGGTACAACCAGGATTCGATTTTCTAGGTTGGAATTTCCGACAATATCCAGTTGGTAAACACCATTGTGGTACAACAGGAGGAAACACCAAACAATTAGGATTTAAAACCCTAATTAAACCTAGTAAAAAGGCAATTAAAGCTCACGCGGATAAAGTGAAAGAAGTGATTAAAACCCACAAAACTGCACCTCAATACGCATTAATCAAACGCCTAAATCCAGTCATAAGAGGATGGTGTAACTACCATTCCAAAGCTGTTTCCAAAGAAACATTTTCCTTTTTAGACCATAATACATGGCTGAGATTAAGAGCATGGACAGTTAGCCGATGTGGTAAAGCAGGTTACAAAAATCTGAAACATTATTTCAAAAAGAACGGTAATAGAACATGGAATTTTGAAACCCAAAAAGGTTACAGATTACTTACCCATGCAGAAACACCTATTACTCGTCATGTAACTGTAAGACCTGAAGCATCACCGTATGACGGAAACTGGATGTATTGGAGTACAAGAAAAGGAACATCTTATGATGTCCCAAAACGAGTAGCAATTTTGCTCAAAAAGCAAAAAGGCAAATGCAATTTCTGTGGACAATATTTTACCCCAGAAGATATTGCAGAGATCGACCATATCATCCCCACGTCACTAGGCGGTAAAGATGAATATAAAAATCTGCAATTATTACATCGCCATTGTCACGATACTAAAACGGCAACCGATGGGTCGTACAACCCAAAAGAAACCGGATGTTCTGATGATAACAGACAATTAGACTAG
- a CDS encoding RNA-guided endonuclease InsQ/TnpB family protein: MKLRYRYRIYPTDQQKRLMSQLFGCCRVVFNDALAYCQEQYRAGNKKPNSNELSKRLTELKKTEEKIWLGEVSSIPLQQSLRDLEQAYSNFFKSCKGQRKGKKVKPPKFKKRKSKQSARFMDNGFKLYPNSDYIYIAKIGDIKVVWSRELPATPSSATLIKDSADRYFVSFVVEFNPQPLPENQNSVGIDLGITDFATLSHGEKIKSPKPLKKQLKRLRRLQRNLSRKQKGSKRREVARKKLAXLIGVNFF; this comes from the coding sequence ATGAAGCTAAGATATCGATATAGAATCTACCCAACAGACCAACAAAAGAGATTGATGTCTCAATTGTTCGGATGCTGTCGGGTAGTTTTTAACGATGCCTTAGCGTACTGTCAAGAACAATACCGTGCAGGCAACAAAAAGCCAAATAGTAATGAACTTTCTAAAAGACTGACAGAACTCAAGAAAACCGAGGAGAAAATCTGGTTGGGAGAAGTTTCTTCTATTCCCTTGCAACAGTCTTTAAGAGATTTAGAACAAGCTTACTCTAACTTTTTTAAATCCTGTAAAGGACAAAGAAAAGGCAAGAAAGTTAAACCTCCCAAGTTTAAAAAGCGTAAATCTAAGCAATCCGCTAGATTTATGGATAATGGTTTTAAACTCTACCCTAATTCCGATTACATTTACATCGCTAAAATCGGCGATATTAAAGTAGTTTGGAGTAGAGAATTACCCGCAACACCTTCTAGTGCTACCTTAATTAAAGATAGTGCTGATAGGTATTTTGTGAGTTTTGTCGTTGAGTTTAATCCTCAACCCTTACCTGAAAATCAAAATTCCGTAGGAATTGATTTAGGAATCACTGATTTTGCGACATTAAGCCACGGTGAAAAAATTAAATCTCCTAAACCCTTAAAGAAACAACTAAAGCGTTTAAGGAGATTACAGCGTAATTTATCAAGAAAACAGAAAGGTAGCAAAAGAAGGGAAGTTGCTAGAAAGAAACTAGCTAANTTGATAGGGGTCAACTTCTTCTAA
- the tnpA gene encoding IS200/IS605 family transposase: MTENQYRRKNTSVSLINYHFVFCPKRRKRVLVNGVSRRLEEIIYQKAKELECDVLALEIMPDHVHLFISCHPLIAPHQIMFRIKGASSRILRKEFPHLLKLPSLWSRSYYCGTAGSVSSETIKKYIANQNSH; encoded by the coding sequence ATGACAGAAAATCAATATAGAAGAAAAAACACATCAGTTAGTCTGATCAACTATCATTTTGTCTTTTGCCCAAAAAGGAGGAAAAGGGTGTTGGTTAACGGAGTGAGCAGAAGATTAGAGGAAATTATCTACCAAAAAGCAAAAGAGCTAGAATGTGATGTCCTAGCTCTGGAGATAATGCCTGATCATGTGCATTTATTTATTAGTTGTCACCCTTTGATTGCTCCACATCAAATTATGTTCAGAATCAAAGGGGCATCATCAAGAATATTAAGAAAAGAATTTCCTCATTTACTTAAACTACCTTCTTTGTGGAGTCGAAGCTATTATTGTGGGACGGCTGGTTCTGTTTCTAGTGAAACTATCAAAAAGTATATTGCTAACCAAAACTCTCACTAG
- a CDS encoding RNA-guided endonuclease InsQ/TnpB family protein → MDDMTKITRTIKLKFVDLNRCKAQVFEQMTAENTRVANKLLSLPIKERRKMTTAKIMSELKSALVNQVIRHTTSPTGRKTKQYKVLPVEVNNQNWKLTLKGNTYSISFPTLKGEKRIPIEVASPHWQPVLDGLLEGTIQGGSFKLIKHRNKWYAYLSITEDVPEVKTEKRLGCDRGQNNLAVVAPKQGFGKFFNGQSVKHRRRYFQQRRKQLQEAKKFRALKKWDKKERRWMDAINHTISRRIVRFAEYHNADVVIEDLEGCRSTMKQSQKSRSDSGESRHNWSYYSLEQKLNYKLALKGLKLIKRPAPYTSKSCSTCGFIGKRNRHDFNCPNGHYHNSDLNAAKNLAQWDGFSCQLDLQRDASVMDSSGLTDGVLGTPLNSVNTVKQEYIQLSLLDWTRYENPTPLA, encoded by the coding sequence ATGGATGACATGACAAAAATAACTCGGACGATTAAATTGAAATTCGTGGATCTCAACCGTTGTAAAGCTCAGGTGTTTGAGCAAATGACGGCAGAAAACACACGGGTTGCCAACAAGCTGTTGTCATTGCCGATTAAAGAACGGCGTAAAATGACAACAGCTAAAATTATGTCCGAGTTAAAATCTGCCCTTGTTAACCAAGTAATCCGACATACCACATCACCCACAGGTCGTAAAACCAAACAATATAAAGTTCTTCCTGTGGAAGTTAACAACCAAAACTGGAAGTTAACCCTAAAAGGGAATACTTATTCAATTAGTTTTCCAACCCTTAAAGGTGAAAAAAGAATTCCCATTGAAGTTGCATCTCCCCATTGGCAACCTGTTTTAGACGGATTGTTAGAGGGAACAATTCAAGGGGGTTCTTTTAAATTAATTAAACATCGAAATAAGTGGTATGCCTATCTGTCAATTACTGAGGATGTTCCAGAAGTTAAGACGGAGAAAAGATTAGGATGTGACCGAGGACAGAATAATTTAGCGGTAGTTGCACCTAAACAGGGTTTTGGTAAGTTCTTTAATGGTCAAAGCGTTAAGCATCGGAGACGTTATTTTCAACAACGAAGAAAACAACTTCAAGAAGCTAAAAAGTTTCGAGCATTAAAGAAATGGGACAAAAAAGAACGACGATGGATGGATGCAATCAATCATACAATCAGCCGTCGAATTGTTCGTTTTGCCGAATACCATAATGCTGATGTTGTTATTGAGGATTTAGAAGGATGTCGAAGCACAATGAAACAGAGCCAAAAATCTCGTTCTGATTCCGGTGAATCTCGACATAATTGGTCTTATTATTCTTTGGAACAGAAACTTAATTATAAGTTGGCTCTTAAAGGATTGAAATTAATTAAAAGACCTGCGCCATACACTTCCAAATCCTGTTCAACCTGTGGTTTTATTGGTAAAAGAAATCGACATGATTTCAATTGCCCTAATGGTCACTACCATAACTCTGATTTGAATGCTGCGAAAAACCTAGCTCAATGGGACGGTTTTTCTTGTCAGTTAGACCTACAGAGAGATGCTTCTGTAATGGATTCATCCGGTTTAACTGATGGGGTGCTTGGCACACCCCTGAACTCGGTGAATACAGTCAAACAAGAGTATATTCAACTGTCTCTGCTTGACTGGACTAGATACGAGAATCCCACCCCTTTAGCGTAG
- a CDS encoding DUF3987 domain-containing protein → MSTPSVHPTTGEYVWVSGCAPDEIAIAIAPLWLIEAMLQEETEPATAAKPYPLHNEVNIYYPPTSNNSQLQWTDADWALSYLAALSPSRADHYEDWCSVGMILKSIDESLLPEWESWSRQSSKYKPGECDKKWKSFNKSGVGIGTLALMAKQDGWSSPFRGQSLFNGSHTFHLNSPQIIRTKNGHNNNNSMSDLSNRSGDCTLNNTPSLYDQVTTILTSDNNPPQQSAAFVELSSTKGYPLRGVKQLAVEIETYIGNQERSTEDARELNKLLNYREQKLDITQILPAPLAQALLTKADSDRLDPAYLYQYLLTACGSEMGGHIGIVGKQGATVADSWIEYPIFWTMVIALASGGKSQTMRSIFDPIKHRYKQSKTEYKKLKTELQGLEEAWQQKSSEEKEELKNSQLNPTVFKATMPPPPPKKLIEAGTPEGALRRLSELASRSGCVWVFDELVRLLKLDQYKDKGGDTRQILLQTWNSPSDLEFERSNEEDSFELKDLCLNLTGATQLSKIKTLFSDPDDGDGLISRFLIAVPASPDNFAVWSDSVVAINQELQDLYEHLRVLHQRLREFRKGRNEENEFLIGRDEAVEMQEDGDLFSTPSDDSHEEQLPFLLSFTPQARRRWQRWWEEVRRNQQGVEFENPALFAYLGKMLSQTLRLALLLHCMELKYEQKSDPLRVGIETLERAILAAKFSIGQFRIIQTNNHQSDSLPGRLSLIHAYALRKGTEVSAVQVQNTVFKRCKPKPTLAEIRQDFATLTENGYAVLSGKGKDLRIRAIPISQANVGIPNHSDGYSDTPQVNEKLNRSSIQPSLVKNSDNSDPKTFFSTQLENNSSQLGDEETPKVIPVAESSLSDPGERLFDQGVDHVSDQNCRNCRNSDDESSPDLYKQGILDDERLSETCRNDVGISDNLLEENSDSSGNLQF, encoded by the coding sequence GTGTCAACTCCGAGTGTTCACCCCACAACGGGAGAGTATGTTTGGGTGAGCGGTTGCGCTCCTGATGAAATTGCAATTGCCATCGCTCCTTTGTGGCTCATAGAAGCAATGCTTCAAGAGGAGACAGAACCTGCTACCGCAGCAAAGCCATATCCCCTTCACAATGAAGTTAACATCTATTATCCCCCAACTTCAAACAACTCTCAACTGCAATGGACTGATGCAGATTGGGCTTTGTCTTATCTAGCCGCATTATCCCCAAGTCGGGCTGATCATTACGAGGACTGGTGTAGCGTTGGTATGATACTTAAATCCATTGATGAGTCTTTACTCCCTGAGTGGGAAAGTTGGAGTCGCCAATCTTCTAAATATAAACCTGGAGAATGTGATAAGAAATGGAAATCTTTTAACAAAAGTGGAGTAGGAATTGGGACTCTAGCATTGATGGCAAAACAAGATGGCTGGAGTTCACCATTTCGAGGGCAATCGCTGTTTAATGGGAGTCATACTTTTCATCTAAATTCACCTCAAATAATCCGTACTAAAAATGGGCATAACAACAATAATAGTATGTCCGATCTTTCTAATCGTTCAGGCGATTGCACTTTAAATAACACCCCGTCTTTATATGATCAAGTTACGACTATTTTAACAAGTGACAATAACCCTCCTCAACAAAGTGCTGCTTTTGTTGAACTCTCATCAACGAAAGGCTATCCGCTCAGGGGCGTTAAACAGTTAGCCGTTGAAATTGAAACTTATATTGGTAATCAAGAAAGAAGTACAGAAGATGCCCGTGAACTGAATAAACTCCTCAATTACCGTGAACAAAAACTTGATATTACCCAAATTTTACCCGCTCCTCTCGCCCAAGCCTTATTAACAAAAGCCGATTCTGACCGTCTTGATCCGGCTTATCTTTATCAATATCTCTTAACAGCTTGTGGTAGTGAAATGGGCGGACATATTGGCATTGTTGGTAAACAAGGTGCAACGGTAGCCGATAGTTGGATAGAATACCCTATTTTTTGGACAATGGTTATTGCCTTGGCATCAGGTGGAAAAAGTCAGACGATGCGCTCTATTTTTGATCCCATTAAACATCGCTATAAGCAAAGTAAAACAGAATATAAAAAACTCAAAACCGAGTTACAGGGGTTAGAAGAAGCATGGCAACAAAAGTCATCAGAAGAGAAGGAAGAACTCAAAAATAGTCAACTCAATCCTACGGTATTTAAAGCCACCATGCCACCGCCACCACCCAAAAAGTTAATTGAAGCTGGAACTCCAGAAGGAGCTTTAAGACGATTGAGTGAATTAGCTTCGAGGAGTGGCTGTGTTTGGGTTTTTGATGAATTAGTGCGATTGTTAAAATTAGATCAATATAAAGATAAAGGGGGAGATACCCGTCAAATTTTATTACAAACTTGGAATTCTCCATCAGATCTCGAATTTGAGCGTTCTAATGAAGAAGATTCTTTTGAACTCAAAGATTTGTGTTTAAATTTAACAGGTGCAACTCAACTTTCAAAAATTAAAACCTTGTTTAGTGATCCTGATGATGGAGATGGTCTAATTAGTCGCTTTTTAATTGCGGTTCCTGCCAGTCCAGATAACTTTGCAGTTTGGTCAGATTCAGTCGTTGCAATTAATCAAGAATTACAAGATTTATATGAGCATCTGCGGGTATTACATCAGCGATTACGAGAATTTCGTAAAGGTAGAAATGAGGAAAATGAATTTTTAATCGGCAGGGATGAAGCAGTTGAAATGCAAGAGGATGGGGATCTGTTCTCAACTCCTTCCGATGATTCTCACGAGGAACAACTGCCTTTTTTATTATCTTTTACTCCCCAAGCACGGCGACGGTGGCAGCGATGGTGGGAGGAAGTTCGGCGCAATCAACAGGGGGTGGAATTTGAGAATCCGGCATTGTTTGCCTATTTGGGCAAAATGCTCAGTCAAACCTTGAGATTAGCACTGCTGTTGCACTGCATGGAATTAAAATATGAGCAAAAATCTGACCCTTTGCGGGTGGGTATCGAAACTTTAGAACGAGCTATTTTAGCGGCAAAGTTTAGTATCGGACAGTTCCGTATTATTCAAACGAATAACCATCAATCCGATTCTCTCCCTGGCCGATTGTCCTTAATTCACGCCTATGCTTTAAGAAAAGGAACAGAAGTCTCGGCGGTACAAGTTCAAAATACTGTGTTTAAGCGTTGCAAACCGAAACCCACCCTTGCGGAAATCCGACAGGATTTTGCCACCCTGACTGAGAATGGATATGCAGTTTTATCTGGGAAAGGCAAAGACTTACGAATTAGAGCAATTCCGATTTCTCAAGCAAATGTCGGAATTCCGAATCATTCCGACGGCTATTCCGACACCCCTCAAGTGAATGAAAAACTGAATCGGAGTTCAATCCAACCGTCACTCGTCAAAAATTCCGACAATTCCGACCCAAAAACATTTTTTTCAACCCAGCTTGAAAATAACTCTAGCCAATTGGGGGATGAGGAAACTCCTAAAGTTATTCCAGTAGCCGAAAGCAGTCTTTCCGATCCAGGGGAAAGGTTATTTGATCAGGGGGTAGATCACGTTTCGGATCAAAATTGTCGGAATTGTCGGAATTCTGATGATGAAAGCTCTCCAGATCTTTATAAGCAAGGAATTTTAGACGATGAAAGGCTGTCGGAAACTTGTCGGAACGATGTCGGAATTTCCGACAATCTGTTGGAAGAAAATTCCGATTCATCAGGAAATTTGCAGTTTTGA